In one window of Streptomyces sp. FXJ1.172 DNA:
- a CDS encoding Hsp20/alpha crystallin family protein, which yields MLMRTDPFRELDRLAQQMMGPGTWSRPSAMAMDAYREGDQYVVAFDLPGVSPEAIDIDVERNMLTVKAERRPVAKGDDVQMELSERPLGVFSRQIVLADTLDTEHITADYDAGVLTLRIPIAERAKPRKISIGLGSGRKEISG from the coding sequence ATGTTGATGCGCACCGATCCCTTCCGTGAACTCGACCGGCTGGCTCAGCAGATGATGGGTCCGGGCACCTGGTCACGGCCGTCCGCGATGGCGATGGACGCCTACCGCGAAGGTGACCAGTACGTGGTGGCCTTCGACCTGCCGGGCGTCAGCCCCGAGGCGATCGACATCGACGTCGAGCGGAACATGCTGACCGTCAAGGCCGAGCGCCGCCCCGTCGCCAAGGGCGACGACGTGCAGATGGAACTCTCCGAGCGGCCCCTGGGCGTCTTCTCCCGCCAGATCGTGCTCGCCGACACCCTCGACACCGAGCACATCACGGCCGACTACGACGCCGGAGTGCTCACCCTGCGCATCCCGATCGCCGAGCGCGCCAAGCCCCGCAAGATCTCCATCGGCCTCGGATCCGGCCGCAAGGAGATCTCCGGCTGA
- a CDS encoding type III effector protein yields the protein MAAADHPASSSTGGRSPASFLAAAAALHAIDDALHAARQETRDAPDAGPDPEQALASLLLLRQIREQLAGWETGLIETARDAGASWADLAHPLGVASRQAAERRYLRGRPGPIGATGEQRVQATRERRAADRALTAWARNNAADLRRIAGQITALTQLPAAARGPVSQLDAALAQDDPAALVRPLNATRPYLTHLHPDLAARLDALTETASAASD from the coding sequence ATGGCAGCAGCCGACCACCCGGCCTCTTCCAGCACCGGCGGCCGCAGCCCGGCCTCGTTCCTCGCCGCCGCCGCGGCCCTGCACGCCATAGACGACGCTCTGCACGCTGCCCGGCAAGAGACCCGCGACGCCCCGGACGCCGGCCCCGACCCGGAGCAGGCCCTGGCCTCACTGCTGCTGCTGCGGCAGATTCGCGAGCAGCTCGCCGGCTGGGAGACCGGCCTGATCGAAACCGCCCGCGACGCGGGAGCCAGCTGGGCCGACCTCGCCCACCCGCTCGGCGTCGCCAGCCGCCAGGCCGCCGAACGCCGCTACCTGCGAGGCCGGCCCGGCCCCATCGGCGCCACCGGCGAACAACGCGTCCAGGCCACCCGCGAACGCCGCGCCGCCGACCGCGCCCTCACCGCCTGGGCCCGGAACAACGCCGCCGACCTGCGCCGCATCGCCGGCCAGATCACCGCCCTCACCCAGCTCCCCGCCGCCGCCCGCGGCCCCGTCAGCCAGCTCGACGCGGCCCTCGCCCAGGACGACCCCGCCGCCCTCGTCCGCCCGCTGAACGCCACTCGCCCCTACCTGACCCACCTCCACCCCGACCTCGCCGCCCGACTCGACGCCCTCACCGAGACCGCCTCCGCCGCCTCCGACTGA
- a CDS encoding dihydrofolate reductase family protein: MRRLTYYIGCSLDGFIAGPDGETDSSGFDGDLKDAILSEYPETIPTHAREALGLTGVPNKVFDTILMGRATYEPALRIGVTSPYAHLRQYVFSSTLSPTDPEVEVVSGDPVEFVRGLKRQPGAGIWLCGGAGLAGQLLGEIDELVVKRYPVVHGSGIPLFRAPFAPADWQLCDSRVFLTGTTLTSYVRHQAH, from the coding sequence ATGCGCCGGCTCACCTACTACATCGGCTGCAGCCTCGACGGTTTCATCGCCGGACCGGACGGGGAGACCGATTCGTCCGGATTCGACGGCGATCTCAAGGACGCGATCCTCAGCGAGTACCCCGAGACGATCCCCACCCACGCCCGCGAGGCCCTCGGGCTCACCGGCGTGCCCAACAAGGTCTTCGACACCATCCTCATGGGCCGCGCCACCTACGAACCCGCCTTGCGGATCGGGGTCACCAGTCCCTATGCGCACCTGCGGCAGTACGTCTTCTCCTCCACACTGTCCCCGACCGATCCCGAGGTGGAGGTGGTGTCGGGGGACCCGGTGGAGTTCGTCCGCGGCCTCAAGCGGCAGCCGGGCGCGGGCATCTGGCTGTGCGGCGGGGCCGGCCTCGCCGGGCAGTTGCTGGGCGAGATCGACGAACTGGTGGTGAAGCGCTACCCGGTGGTGCACGGCAGCGGCATCCCGCTGTTCCGCGCCCCGTTCGCCCCCGCCGACTGGCAGCTCTGCGACTCCAGGGTCTTCCTCACCGGCACCACCTTGACCAGCTACGTCCGGCACCAGGCGCACTGA
- a CDS encoding GNAT family N-acetyltransferase, producing MLFRPTTGAEVDRVAAVTVPEPVGWIGADRYRDEFGKGMYRPEWTWIAEDDDGRLQARALWWGRADSAHPVALDCLHVDPAAGDRAQVATGLLTAGLRAFAAAGAPKPPLYNLTLPVGWRDDPVAAASVAWRRSAARAAGLSHEVERLRLEWAVGDVPPRGGNRLTFAPASDEEFLAVFRRIAVGSLDDETRRNVAALGVEAAAREELKFYLGCPGEREWWRLAYGPDGRLAGLAIPSATPYARNVGFLGVLPEFRGRGYVDDLLAEVTRSHAQAGAELITATTDTGNAPMAAAFARAGYRTTEIRMIWSAPVAEREP from the coding sequence ATGCTGTTTCGACCCACGACCGGGGCCGAGGTCGACCGCGTCGCCGCGGTGACAGTCCCCGAGCCCGTCGGCTGGATCGGCGCCGACCGCTACCGGGACGAGTTCGGGAAGGGGATGTACCGGCCGGAGTGGACCTGGATCGCCGAGGACGACGACGGACGGCTGCAGGCCCGTGCCCTGTGGTGGGGCCGGGCGGACAGCGCCCACCCGGTCGCCTTGGACTGCCTGCACGTCGACCCGGCGGCGGGGGACCGGGCCCAGGTGGCGACCGGGCTGCTCACCGCCGGGCTGCGGGCGTTCGCCGCCGCGGGCGCGCCGAAGCCGCCGCTGTACAACCTGACGCTGCCGGTCGGCTGGCGCGACGACCCGGTGGCGGCGGCATCAGTGGCCTGGCGCCGGTCCGCCGCACGGGCCGCCGGCCTCAGTCACGAGGTGGAGCGGCTGCGGCTGGAGTGGGCGGTCGGCGATGTGCCGCCGAGGGGCGGGAACCGGCTCACCTTCGCCCCCGCGTCGGACGAGGAGTTCCTCGCGGTGTTCCGCCGGATCGCGGTCGGCAGCCTGGACGACGAGACCCGCCGGAACGTCGCCGCGCTGGGCGTCGAGGCGGCCGCCCGAGAGGAGCTGAAGTTCTATCTCGGCTGCCCGGGCGAGCGGGAGTGGTGGCGGCTTGCGTACGGTCCCGACGGGCGGCTCGCCGGCCTGGCGATCCCCTCCGCAACGCCGTACGCCCGGAACGTCGGATTCCTCGGCGTACTGCCCGAGTTCCGCGGCCGCGGCTATGTGGACGACCTGCTGGCCGAGGTCACCCGGAGCCACGCGCAGGCGGGCGCCGAACTGATCACCGCCACCACCGACACCGGGAACGCCCCGATGGCGGCCGCATTCGCCCGGGCCGGCTACCGGACCACGGAGATCCGGATGATCTGGTCGGCGCCGGTGGCCGAGCGGGAGCCGTAG
- a CDS encoding helix-turn-helix transcriptional regulator, whose translation MQGRDEELRRIELLLAGARCGESGALLLHGEAGIGKTALLEHAAARADGLRVLRVEGIESEMELGFSGLHQFFLPVLHMLDRLPGPQAQALRSVFGLVDAPVQDRLTVALAALSVLAEAAADTPLLCLVDDLQWLDQPSADVLTFAARRLRAEGVVMLFAARGDSPGSTARALPRLHVTGIDRTAAAALLPGLAPHVAERVIDQARGNPLALRELSAALTPAQRSGQLGPLAMPDGPPALPSRLQEALAEQIHHLPHATRRILAVAAADDTGDLNTVLAAAARLGGAVEDLAPAERAGLLAVSRAGLRFRHPLVRFAAYRGAPLAERIAAHRALAKTLDGAGQAHRRAWHLAAAATGPDERVAAELERVAEWAGSRQAMASASAAYERAAQLTSDPALRARRLIGAAQRASEAGQDERCAALAGQVPQPLRDVGMAADFARLRAVVELGFGSPAQAARLLAESADATAAQRPDKIPVLLTDALHAAFAAGDATLITQIAARSPDLPVLAVPAYLFADAAAAGPRKDGRAATDGVPTVPDVGAVRGAQRPLRELVAACGRARADLMDQLMTGHYCHLLADHGAAHQVATAAVVHCRDRGVGGWLPTTLHLLAQVELALGRRGDALAHATEALRLADYYDLDHRVAHLRALLAVLAAARGEQDHTRELADRALEYTRPRGVGRGTSDALWALGLLDLGSGQAQRALDRLEAAREAAGHPLLARHLLPDLVEAAVRAGHPERAKAPAEALAACADALGQAAVSAQSRRCTALTAPTPRAEEHYLAALGLHPADDSFERARTELLYGEWLRRQRRKLDARDRLHAALEHFDRVGAQPWSRRARTELRAAGEHHDPALAADSPLARLSPQEREVVRLAATGATNREIATQLLLSPRTVGHHLYRAFPKLGIGSRTQLADLLGG comes from the coding sequence ATGCAGGGACGCGACGAGGAGCTGCGGCGGATCGAGCTGCTGCTCGCCGGCGCCCGGTGCGGTGAGAGCGGCGCCTTACTGCTGCACGGCGAGGCCGGCATAGGCAAGACCGCGCTCCTCGAGCACGCCGCCGCCCGTGCGGACGGCCTGCGGGTGCTGCGTGTCGAGGGCATCGAGTCCGAGATGGAGCTGGGCTTCAGCGGGCTGCACCAGTTCTTCCTGCCGGTCCTGCACATGCTCGACCGGCTGCCCGGCCCACAGGCCCAGGCGCTGCGTTCCGTCTTCGGCCTCGTCGACGCGCCGGTGCAGGACCGGCTGACCGTCGCCCTCGCCGCGCTGTCCGTCCTCGCCGAGGCCGCCGCCGACACGCCCCTGCTCTGCCTGGTCGACGACCTGCAGTGGCTCGACCAGCCGTCCGCCGACGTGCTGACGTTCGCCGCGCGCAGGCTGCGCGCCGAGGGCGTCGTGATGCTCTTCGCCGCCCGCGGCGACTCGCCCGGAAGCACGGCGCGGGCGCTACCCCGGCTCCACGTCACCGGCATCGACCGGACGGCGGCCGCGGCGCTGCTGCCCGGGCTCGCGCCCCACGTCGCCGAACGGGTCATCGACCAGGCGCGAGGCAACCCGCTGGCGCTGCGGGAGCTGTCCGCAGCGCTCACCCCGGCACAGCGGTCCGGTCAACTGGGGCCGCTGGCCATGCCGGACGGCCCTCCGGCACTGCCGAGCCGGCTGCAGGAGGCGCTCGCTGAGCAGATCCACCACCTGCCCCACGCCACCCGTCGGATCCTTGCGGTGGCCGCCGCGGACGACACCGGCGACCTGAACACGGTCCTGGCGGCGGCCGCCCGGCTCGGGGGAGCGGTCGAGGATCTGGCGCCCGCCGAGCGGGCCGGGCTGCTGGCCGTGTCCCGCGCGGGGCTGCGCTTCCGGCATCCTCTGGTCCGGTTCGCCGCCTACCGGGGGGCGCCGCTCGCGGAGCGGATCGCGGCGCACCGGGCGTTGGCCAAGACGCTGGACGGCGCCGGGCAGGCGCACCGCCGGGCCTGGCACCTGGCCGCGGCGGCGACCGGGCCGGACGAGCGGGTGGCTGCGGAGCTGGAGCGGGTCGCCGAATGGGCGGGCAGCCGGCAGGCGATGGCGTCGGCCTCCGCCGCCTACGAGCGGGCCGCACAGCTCACCTCGGACCCGGCGCTGCGGGCGAGGCGCCTGATCGGCGCGGCGCAGCGGGCCAGCGAGGCCGGACAGGACGAGCGTTGCGCCGCCCTCGCCGGCCAAGTGCCACAGCCGCTGCGGGATGTCGGCATGGCGGCGGACTTCGCCCGCCTGCGGGCCGTGGTCGAACTCGGCTTCGGCAGCCCGGCGCAGGCCGCCCGGTTACTCGCCGAGAGCGCGGACGCGACCGCGGCGCAGCGCCCCGACAAGATCCCCGTGCTGCTGACAGACGCGCTGCACGCGGCGTTCGCCGCAGGGGACGCGACACTGATCACCCAGATCGCGGCCCGCTCGCCGGACCTGCCGGTCCTCGCGGTGCCGGCGTACCTCTTCGCCGACGCCGCGGCGGCGGGCCCGCGCAAGGACGGCCGGGCGGCCACCGATGGCGTACCCACGGTCCCCGACGTCGGCGCAGTACGCGGCGCGCAGCGGCCGCTGCGCGAGCTGGTGGCCGCCTGCGGCCGCGCCCGAGCCGACCTGATGGACCAGCTGATGACCGGGCACTACTGCCACCTGCTCGCCGACCACGGGGCTGCGCACCAGGTCGCCACCGCCGCCGTGGTGCACTGCCGCGACCGCGGCGTCGGCGGCTGGCTGCCCACCACTTTGCACCTGCTCGCCCAGGTGGAACTCGCGCTCGGCCGGCGCGGCGACGCCCTGGCGCATGCCACCGAGGCGCTCCGGCTCGCCGACTACTACGACCTCGACCACCGGGTCGCCCATCTGCGCGCCCTGCTCGCCGTACTGGCCGCGGCCCGTGGTGAGCAGGACCACACGCGCGAACTCGCCGACCGCGCCCTGGAGTACACCCGCCCGCGCGGCGTCGGCCGGGGCACCTCCGACGCGCTCTGGGCGCTGGGCCTGCTCGACCTCGGTTCTGGGCAGGCCCAGCGGGCGCTGGACCGGCTGGAGGCCGCACGGGAGGCGGCCGGTCACCCGCTGCTGGCCCGTCACCTGCTGCCCGACCTGGTCGAGGCCGCCGTGCGGGCCGGCCACCCGGAGCGGGCGAAGGCGCCCGCGGAGGCTCTCGCGGCCTGCGCGGACGCCCTCGGGCAAGCCGCGGTCAGCGCGCAGTCCCGCCGCTGCACGGCCCTGACCGCACCGACTCCCCGGGCCGAGGAACACTACCTCGCCGCCCTCGGCCTGCATCCGGCCGACGACAGCTTCGAGCGAGCCCGCACCGAACTGCTCTACGGCGAGTGGCTGCGCCGACAGCGCCGCAAACTCGACGCGCGCGACCGGCTGCACGCCGCGCTCGAGCACTTCGACCGGGTGGGCGCGCAGCCATGGTCGCGGCGTGCCCGGACCGAGCTGCGTGCGGCGGGCGAGCACCACGACCCGGCGCTCGCCGCGGACTCGCCGCTCGCACGGCTGAGTCCGCAGGAGCGCGAGGTCGTGCGACTCGCCGCGACCGGTGCGACCAACCGGGAGATCGCCACCCAACTGCTGCTGAGCCCGCGCACGGTGGGGCACCACCTCTACCGGGCCTTCCCCAAGCTCGGCATCGGCTCCCGCACCCAACTCGCCGACCTGCTCGGCGGGTAG
- a CDS encoding LysR family transcriptional regulator: MDSRYLRAFVAVVEHGGISAAAQALGYAQSSVSAQLKRLEADLGVNLLVRAGTGAVLTEAGTRLLPYAREALELEERMRRAARGERTRLRIGAQESLAHAWLPEVLAALEYGASGPDTGADVVLTVATRAVLDRAFGAGELDLVFQYDNGVRSVRPHAVVGHDRTVLVAAPSHPLARQPTVTPESLLRHDFLVAELGCTSQMLVDRFGRDLLAGAQQTLLQGSMAALLRLLGHGHGVTLLPHLTVARELEEGGLVELRLAEAIRPVSIIAQWHPRLGPAERAVHALLELARRADPLPEVTRAARAS; this comes from the coding sequence GTGGACTCCCGCTATCTGCGCGCCTTCGTCGCCGTCGTCGAACACGGCGGCATCTCCGCCGCGGCCCAGGCCCTCGGCTACGCCCAGTCCAGTGTGAGCGCCCAACTCAAGCGCCTGGAAGCCGACTTGGGCGTGAACCTACTGGTGCGGGCGGGCACCGGGGCCGTGCTCACCGAGGCCGGTACCCGGCTGTTGCCGTACGCGCGCGAGGCACTGGAGCTGGAGGAGCGGATGCGGCGGGCGGCCCGCGGTGAGCGGACCCGGCTCAGGATCGGCGCGCAGGAGTCGCTGGCCCACGCGTGGTTGCCCGAGGTGCTGGCCGCCCTGGAGTACGGGGCGAGCGGCCCGGACACCGGCGCGGACGTCGTCCTCACGGTGGCGACGCGCGCGGTGCTGGACCGGGCTTTCGGGGCGGGCGAGTTGGACCTGGTCTTCCAGTACGACAACGGCGTCCGCTCGGTCCGCCCGCACGCGGTCGTGGGGCACGACCGTACGGTGCTGGTGGCGGCGCCGAGCCATCCGCTGGCCCGGCAGCCGACGGTGACGCCCGAAAGCCTGCTGCGCCACGACTTCCTGGTGGCCGAACTCGGCTGCACCTCACAGATGCTGGTGGACCGCTTCGGCCGGGATCTGCTGGCGGGTGCTCAGCAGACCCTGCTCCAGGGCTCGATGGCGGCTCTTCTGCGCCTGCTCGGCCACGGGCACGGCGTCACCCTGCTGCCGCATCTGACGGTCGCACGGGAGCTGGAGGAGGGCGGCCTGGTCGAGCTGCGGCTGGCCGAAGCGATCCGCCCGGTCAGCATCATCGCCCAGTGGCACCCGCGCCTGGGCCCCGCCGAACGCGCCGTGCACGCGCTGCTCGAGCTGGCCCGCCGCGCGGACCCGCTGCCCGAGGTGACCCGGGCGGCCCGCGCGTCCTGA
- a CDS encoding MFS transporter: MTTAPAKSRPSAPPAGPGPRAAARLAFAGIATGNLLVLMDTSILNVAVPDIRTSLRPGAAALPWTVDAYTVVFAGLLLAGGVIADRWGARRVYTVALALFAVLSVACALAPGAGALIAGRALLGAAGAGLVPASLALLIHLHPDPARRTRAIGAWAALSGLGAAAGPVLGGALVELGGWRLVFLVNPPLALAALLLAGRLPAPPVRAVRALDRPGLVLSTAGLGLLTFGLVEAGIEGWSAPRALLPLAAALGSFVALAVVERRVAAPVLPPTLLALPRVRAAMAAAAVSCFAYFGGMYLLAVWLQRTYDLTPLKAGLAALPMAFPVCVMPVFTGRLVARYGPRPVLLTGMAAAVVAGMLLACAAGHHPPLPLIVAAELALAATGTLSIPGAAAAVAVAAPPEYAATSQGALNGIRQGGSALGVAVLGTLGSLTASGYLLMGVGAIAVLLVAGTRDR, from the coding sequence ATGACCACAGCCCCTGCCAAGTCCAGACCGTCCGCGCCCCCGGCCGGCCCCGGCCCCCGCGCCGCCGCCCGGCTCGCCTTCGCCGGGATCGCCACCGGGAACCTCCTCGTCCTGATGGACACCTCGATCCTCAACGTCGCCGTACCCGACATCCGGACCTCGCTGCGGCCGGGCGCCGCCGCGCTGCCCTGGACCGTGGACGCCTACACCGTCGTCTTCGCCGGGCTGCTGCTGGCCGGCGGTGTCATCGCCGACCGCTGGGGCGCCCGCCGCGTCTACACCGTGGCCCTCGCACTGTTCGCCGTGCTGTCCGTCGCGTGTGCCCTCGCCCCCGGCGCGGGGGCCCTGATCGCCGGGCGGGCGCTGCTCGGTGCAGCCGGTGCCGGTCTGGTCCCCGCCTCCCTGGCGCTCCTCATCCACCTGCACCCCGACCCCGCCCGCCGTACCCGCGCCATCGGCGCCTGGGCCGCGCTCAGCGGCCTGGGTGCCGCCGCCGGCCCCGTGCTGGGCGGTGCGCTGGTCGAACTCGGCGGCTGGCGGCTGGTGTTCCTCGTCAACCCGCCCCTCGCCCTGGCCGCGCTGCTCCTCGCCGGCCGGCTGCCCGCGCCGCCCGTACGGGCCGTACGGGCCCTGGACCGGCCGGGCCTGGTGCTGTCCACCGCTGGTCTGGGCCTGCTCACCTTCGGGCTGGTCGAGGCCGGCATCGAGGGCTGGAGCGCGCCGCGCGCCCTGCTTCCGCTCGCCGCCGCGCTCGGCTCCTTCGTCGCGCTCGCCGTCGTGGAGCGCCGGGTGGCCGCCCCGGTGCTGCCGCCGACGCTGCTCGCCCTGCCGCGGGTGCGGGCCGCGATGGCCGCCGCCGCTGTGTCCTGCTTCGCCTACTTCGGCGGCATGTACCTGCTCGCCGTATGGCTCCAGCGCACCTACGACCTGACCCCGCTCAAGGCCGGACTGGCCGCGCTGCCGATGGCGTTCCCCGTGTGCGTGATGCCGGTCTTCACCGGCCGGCTCGTGGCCCGCTACGGCCCCCGTCCCGTGCTGCTGACCGGCATGGCCGCCGCGGTCGTCGCGGGCATGCTGCTGGCCTGCGCGGCGGGCCACCACCCGCCGCTGCCGCTGATCGTCGCCGCCGAACTGGCACTCGCCGCGACCGGCACGCTGTCCATCCCGGGCGCCGCCGCCGCGGTCGCCGTCGCCGCGCCGCCGGAGTACGCCGCCACCAGCCAGGGCGCCCTCAACGGCATCCGGCAGGGCGGCTCGGCGCTGGGGGTCGCCGTCCTGGGCACGCTGGGATCCCTGACCGCTTCCGGGTACCTGCTCATGGGCGTGGGGGCGATCGCCGTGCTGCTGGTGGCCGGAACCCGTGACCGGTGA
- a CDS encoding rod shape-determining protein: MTVSLEQLRRCHFAVDLGAARTRIYVKGAGLVVDQPSAAAVNSRTGALIAVGEFAEKMTGRTPDYIRVARPIAGGTVVDIEMAQRMLRQLLGDKMRRALRRNLRLRAAACTPHDADPLAQRATIETLVGLGARKVELVDTLIAAAVGCGLPVERPEATMIMVCGAAATQVAVLSLGSIVTAERIPVGGEAVDHAIVQHLRHEHELMLPSQSVRPLQLALSGNGLTPHGPAQTEIHGRDVATGLARSVRVDTAAVREAIQTPLTAVLDGIGKVLRGCPPDLVADLADRGIMMVGGSALLPGFDEMLREATGMPVHIAERPDICAAQGIGDMLEGRIEPLVLNPLAA; the protein is encoded by the coding sequence GTGACCGTCAGTCTGGAGCAGTTGCGACGCTGCCACTTCGCCGTCGACCTGGGCGCGGCCCGCACCCGGATCTATGTGAAGGGCGCCGGTCTCGTCGTGGACCAGCCCTCGGCCGCCGCCGTGAACAGCCGTACCGGCGCGCTGATCGCCGTGGGCGAGTTCGCGGAGAAGATGACGGGGCGGACGCCGGACTACATCCGGGTGGCGCGGCCCATCGCCGGCGGCACGGTGGTCGACATCGAGATGGCCCAGCGCATGCTGCGCCAGTTGCTCGGTGACAAGATGCGCCGGGCCCTGCGCCGCAATCTGCGGCTGCGCGCGGCGGCCTGCACCCCGCACGACGCCGATCCGCTGGCCCAGCGGGCGACGATCGAGACGCTGGTCGGGCTGGGGGCGCGCAAGGTCGAGCTGGTGGACACGCTGATCGCCGCCGCCGTGGGGTGCGGGCTGCCGGTCGAGCGCCCGGAGGCCACCATGATCATGGTGTGCGGGGCCGCCGCCACGCAGGTGGCCGTCCTCTCCCTCGGCTCCATCGTCACCGCCGAGCGGATCCCGGTCGGCGGTGAGGCCGTGGACCACGCGATCGTGCAGCATCTGCGGCACGAGCACGAGCTGATGCTGCCCAGCCAGTCGGTACGGCCGCTGCAACTGGCCCTGTCGGGCAACGGGTTGACCCCGCACGGTCCGGCGCAGACCGAGATCCACGGGCGGGACGTGGCGACCGGGCTGGCGCGCAGCGTACGTGTCGACACCGCCGCCGTGCGGGAGGCGATCCAGACCCCGCTGACCGCCGTCCTGGACGGCATCGGCAAGGTGCTGCGCGGCTGCCCGCCCGACCTGGTGGCCGACCTCGCCGACCGCGGGATCATGATGGTCGGCGGTTCGGCGCTGCTGCCCGGCTTCGACGAGATGCTGCGGGAGGCCACCGGGATGCCGGTGCACATCGCCGAGCGGCCCGACATCTGCGCGGCCCAGGGCATCGGCGACATGCTGGAGGGCCGTATCGAACCGCTGGTCCTCAACCCCCTGGCCGCCTGA